Within the Hevea brasiliensis isolate MT/VB/25A 57/8 chromosome 2, ASM3005281v1, whole genome shotgun sequence genome, the region ttataatttttttataaactgtacagtaaataataaaaatatttttatataaattattaattaaaatatataatttagataaatttaaatattattaaaaaataataattaaagttaagacaaatttgaacaatataaaataaattttaattaaatttaaaataaatttaaatattaaaaatattaattaaattagagTAATTTTACCGTGCTTTACCGTTTCTCATCAGTTGATAGTTgatctgattttatttttttattttgaccatattatcttttttttatttaacttaaaaattaatattattaatatttttatttttttatttataattttaatactttaattaatgtatttcaactttattaaaatatttttttattaataacataaaatataaaatatttatttatataaaaaaacttaaaattaattataaatttttctattaacaataataattattttattattttatctatatttttaaaattatttaattatcttaaaaaaataattattttcttatttcaataataaaataaatgatataatataaaaaattaataattatatatttatttaaataatataatatattaatttaataattatatatttaatttaataataaaataaataatatattataataaatttataattttatatttatttaaataataaaataaattatatgatatatatccttattagtcatttcacatattcacagcaacagttaaatataattttatcaaatacttaatataaaataactatcatcagctatcagttataTTATCAGCTAACAATAACAGCTATCAATTGTATTCAACGTTTAATCCAAGCAGGCCTTATacaaaaaagaaattttaaaactgaatGCATGCATCTATAGCAGCTGAGCTGGACTTCACCTAAAATTAAgttgatttgaaattttggacATCATGCTACGAAGGCTGCTTCTCCGTTCTCCAAATTCGATTTCGCAACCGTTACCTACCTCTCACCAACTCTTACCTCCGTCTCCAAAAGTACCATTCTCTGCTTGGATCGCTGCAGCTTCCCCTGCTGGACAACCGCCCTCTAGTTGCTCGCACAATTGCCGACTTGCCCTCCGTTCTCTCCGTTGTGCCGCGGCTGGTGGAGGCGGTAAGTTCCTTCTTGCTCAGCCACAACCGACCccaaatttattataatataggCTTAAAAAGTTCATGACGCGAGATATTTAGGCAGAGGGCAATttcgtccaaaaaaaaaaaacctcattgGTGGAGCCTATGTTTTGATCGGTCTACCCGTCAACAGAATATTTGCCTTTCTCCCTCGCTCTTTGTGACTATCTCACTTGGTGTTTAGCAGGAACTGAGTCGCAGCCGCTACCAAATCAGGGAATGGCAGCTCAAAACGAGAAAGATCCTCGCTTAGCTAGGATTTCCTCTTCAATCAGGGTCATCCCTGACTTCCCCAAAAAaggttttcttctttctttagttATTTTTGGTGTTTGCAAGTCTTCACTTGGTTTTGTTTGATTAAGTACTCAGCAGAGTCTTTTTTTGGTGGGTAGGGGTTTTGTTTCAGGATATAACGACCTTGCTTCTCGATACTGAGGCGTTCAAGGACACAATAGATTTGTTTGTTGAGAGATATAAAGGGAAAGGGATCTCTGTCGTTGCAGGTTATTTTTTGCTTTGCTTTTATCCTTTAAGCTCCAATTTGTAGTTTGATTTCTGCACCATATTACAAAATTTTGTTTCTTGTTTGcaagatattaatattttttttcttctttttgttaTTCATTCAAAGGTCTAGACTAATTGTAGTGttcctttttaatacaaactcttACATGTTCTCCAAGTGCCAAATTTATAAGGGGTTGTTCAAACATTTTAAAACTTTTTGGTTGGTTGTCTGTGTGAATGTTGAAACCTTCATGGGCATTTCAACCTCAGTTTTGATTGTCGGTTGTTACCATTTTTCTATCGAATCAAATTTGTTTTGTAGTTTGATTGTTGGATGGGAATTCATCTGTTTCTTACCTTTTGGTTTAAGTGGACTTGCATATGAGTGGTGACAGCAAATACTGGTAGGGGTACTAAGCTtggttaattaaaattttcaataagcaAAGAGAATGAAAGCTATACAAATTGGGCTAGAATGTAGTTCGGTGTACACCGCACAGGTGTGGCATCAAGTATCATTCTACAAACATAGGTACTCTGTCAAGATTCTAACATATATTGAAATGTAAAGAGCAGGTGTTTGATGTATTGCCTAATGCATTGAAAGCAAGTAAACCCGGTAATGAAATGGCCACTCTGAAGAGAAGTGCAATTATCGAAGTAAAGTCAAAGTTCTTTTGTTGGCCCTGGTGAAATGGGAAAAGAATTTTGAGAAATGGAAGaacaattatttaaattttttagtttgTTTTCTCTACTTAGAGTAgtactggttttttttttttgtgataaaATAGTTGTATTATTTTTGTGTTCTGACATTGATGACATATTTAGGTATTGAGGCAAGAGGTTTTATATTTGGCCCTCCAATTGCATTGGCTATTGGAGCAAAATTTGTGCCCCTGAGGAAACCTAATAAGTTGCCTGGTATGGCTTTTGCACCTGATTTTGCTTATTTCAGATAAATTCTATAATTTCCTAAAGTTTTTGGATAGGAGATAATCTTTGCTTGGTTGCTGCAGGAACTTGGTGATATTTATTTTGTTATTCTTGCTCTAGAATGAAATGATTAGGTGTCTTATGATAATGTACTCTAATGGCAATGTTGCAATTTCAAATTTGTTACTTTTGAAAGTTAGGCAATGTTGCAATTTCAAATTTGTCATTTTTGAAAGTTATGCTTTTTATGCTTGATGTTAAATGGTTTTATCAGGGGAGGTAATTTCTGAGGAGTACTCATTGGAATATGGAAAAGATGTAATGGAGATGCATGTAGGTGCTGTACAGGAAGGAGAGCGGGCGTTGGTTATTGATGATCTTATTGCAACTGGAGGGACGTTATGTGCAGCAATTAGGCTACTTGGTAGTGTTTTAAAGCTTAAATTCTAGTGTAATTTATCAGTGTTGCCTGCCTGTTTATTCTTAAATATATTTCCTTTATATCTATGTCATTTTAGTTTGAGACTTTAGAGGAGTGGGCTTATGCAGTTACTATTGTTTTCCTTTTCAAATGAGGAAGGGGGAGCGGGGCCTGGGGTGGTGGGGTGGGGTGTGGGGGGTGGGGGTTGTTGGGGTGGGGTTGGGGGCGTGGGTGTGGGGGCCGGGGGTGGGGATGTATTCTTTGAATTAGCATTTGGCAATCAAAATCTTGTTTGGGAAGCCAATTTAAGCAGAAGTTAGGGCCATCAATGTTGCAGGACAGTTGTACCTGCAAGAGTTAGGTTTTCATAGCACAAGGAATGGCCTATCCTTTAAACATTGATGTTTTATTGCACAGGTGATTGAAACTTTTGTTTTGGTTTAATATGTTCAACTCACTTTCGGTCTTCCTACACCTAAAAGTTTGTAGAAAGCATGCTCAGTTCTCAGTGTCATCAATGGTTATTAAATTATCATCTTCTTGTTATTCTTCTTTGTGCTGTCCGTTTATGcatctttattttatttatttattttttttgtgcAGAGCGTGTTGGGGCACATGTTGTTGAATGTGCCTGTGTCATTGAATTGCCAGAGCTGAAGGTATGTTCTTAATTCTTATGACATGAACACACATGCCACTAGTAACTAACTGTTGATAGAATTAAGCAGTATTAAACTTGCACGATTGGAGAGCCTTACCGCTGCTCTCTCCCCcccttctcctctctctctctctctctctctccctatatatatactcaactcaactcaactaagtttttatctcaaaaatttgggatcggctatatggattctctttctccaccctaaacgattttgggttaaatcctcagaaatgtgtaatgtttttaggtcatgttgtactactcttctcttagtcagtttaggtttaccccttcttttctttctatcctctatcctaatgtgctctacttgtctaactggaacctccgtatgactacgcttcacatgaccaaaccacctcaatctcccttttctcaatttatcctcaattggtaccactcttaccttttctttaatattctcattacggacttttttTAGTCTACTATGGCCACTtattcaccttaacattctcattttcgcaactcttatcttagacacatacgactcttttagtgcccaacactcactaccatataacatgaccGTATGGCtggctgtacgataaaattttccttttaactaattgaaaatcttgccatcacataaaactcccgtatcATGTCTTCACTTCAATTATCCGGCTTTAAGCCTATGACTGACATCTTACTCACATCTgcctgagccgagatatttaaagtgattactttaggaCAATATCATTTTATCTAAACTAACTCCttctctatcaccagtttggcattcactgaacttgcaatgtatgtattttgtcttcgttctacttaacttaaagccctttgactctagagtacttttccaaagtactagctttctattaacttcttcttgcgtctcatctatcagaattatatcatccacaaacatcatgcaccaagggatactttcttgtatatgtttcgttaattcatctaaaactaatgtaaaaaggtaagggcttacagctgaacctttgTGGGTGTAATAAACTGAGATAGAAAAATCTCATGTcttctcccactgtgcgcacaatagtagttgctctagag harbors:
- the LOC110648720 gene encoding adenine phosphoribosyltransferase 1 produces the protein MLRRLLLRSPNSISQPLPTSHQLLPPSPKVPFSAWIAAASPAGQPPSSCSHNCRLALRSLRCAAAGGGGTESQPLPNQGMAAQNEKDPRLARISSSIRVIPDFPKKGVLFQDITTLLLDTEAFKDTIDLFVERYKGKGISVVAGIEARGFIFGPPIALAIGAKFVPLRKPNKLPGEVISEEYSLEYGKDVMEMHVGAVQEGERALVIDDLIATGGTLCAAIRLLERVGAHVVECACVIELPELKGRERLGDNPLFILVSG